In Ipomoea triloba cultivar NCNSP0323 chromosome 15, ASM357664v1, one genomic interval encodes:
- the LOC116007280 gene encoding transcription factor bHLH100-like, which translates to MVALFSPLLFPNMGWSIDDYISHEQFGTDLYSNAAADTSPHAPPPQQHFLSVSLPSSPLPPAMERCDSLKFDGGSTDIGSGGGGGGEAAAGMVKKLSHNASERDRRKKMNGLFSSLRSLLPPSDQKARMSIPTTVSRVVKYIPELQKEVERLQKKKQELTSRVNSWQKISASPPEFNKRRRVVGGHPHHRQSYLSATQVGERDIVIQICSKKGTKNVFADALSCLEQEGLVLLDSSTFQTSEDRVNFYTLHLQVQGIEVMEVDKLKEKLLSYFNEEQQLLP; encoded by the exons atggttGCCCTTTTTTCTCCGCTGTTGTTTCCCAACATGGGGTGGTCTATCGACGATTACATTAGCCACGAACAGTTCGGCACTGATCTGTACAGCAACGCCGCCGCTGACACTTCACCCCacgcgccgccgccgcagcagcattttctctctgtctctctcccCTCTTCTCCGCTGCCGCCGGCGATGGAGCGCTGCGACTCCCTGAAATTCGACGGCGGGTCGACGGACATTGGTAGCGGTGGAGGAGGTGGCGGCGAGGCCGCCGCCGGCATGGTGAAGAAGCTCAGCCATAATGCCAGCGAACGCGACCGGAGAAAGAAAATGAACGGATTGTTCTCCTCTCTCCGTTCTCTGCTCCCACCTTCTGATCAAAAG GCGAGGATGAGCATACCGACTACAGTGTCGCGAGTTGTAAAATACATCCCGGAATTACAGAAAGAGGTGGAGAGGTTGCAGAAGAAGAAGCAAGAACTGACATCAAGAGTTAATTCATGGCAAAAAATTTCTGCATCGCCGCCTGAATTCAACAAGAGAAGAAGAGTGGTGggaggtcatcctcatcatcgtCAGAGCTATTTATCAGCAACTCAAGTAGGTGAAAGAGATATAGTGATTCAGATCTGCAGCAAGAAAGGAACCAAGAATGTATTTGCAGATGCCCTTTCATGTTTAGAGCAAGAAGGCCTGGTTCTTCTGGACTCATCCACTTTTCAAACTTCTGAAGATAGAGTTAATTTCTACACACTGCATCTTCAG GTGCAAGGAATTGAAGTGATGGAGGTTGATAAGTTGAAGGAAAAGCTTCTGTCATATTTCAATGAGGAGCAACAACTTCTACCATGA